The Pyrenophora tritici-repentis strain M4 chromosome 8, whole genome shotgun sequence genome contains a region encoding:
- a CDS encoding DUF1421 multi-domain protein: MRPWKSSKAKLEAVHAFRFGDQKHDGKYTPKPEPPDPPANAFPPVPGQGESSGYYGPNGPYGPWHQPSSPAQGQAPFPPTNANQNAYQNSQPYSYNTHGQTPAPSTSPEAGVQLSPPAHSSPSPPQQAHTRGPQRSLTYDNPYEPYEEPFAPPQRIQTEPPQMAPHDCRDYGFL, encoded by the exons ATGAGGCCGTGGAAGTCTAGCAAGGCCAAACTCGAAGCCGTCCACGCATTTCGATTCGGTGATCAGAAGCACGATGGGAAGTACACTCCAAAACCAGAACCACCAGATCCACCCGCAAATGCTTTTCCCCCAGTTCCTGGCCAAGGGGAGAGCTCGGGTTATTACGGTCCCAACGGTCCATACGGTCCCTGG CACCAGCCATCCTCACCAGCGCAGGGGCAAGCCCCTTTCCCGCCTACGAATGCAAACCAAAACGCATATCAGAACAGCCAACCCTACAGTTACAACACACACGGGCAGACACCTGCCCCAAGCACCTCACCCGAAGCTGGCGTCCAATTATCGCCACCAGCCCACAGCAGCCCATCGCCACCACAGCAAGCTCACACCCGCGGACCACAACGTAGCTTGACATATGACAATCCATATGAGCCATATGAAGAGCCTTTCGCGCCGCCTCAGCGCATCCAGACAGAGCCTCCTCAGATGGCTCCACACGACTGCAGAGATTATGGTTTCTTGTGA
- a CDS encoding YSH1, exonuclease beta-lactamase fold involved in RNA processing: protein MKQTFKGQEKAVIQTTLTPAAFAKKSPANNAKKQKPVGTPNGNIKAFFQKAEEINSRIFLQERGSNPTIVFDCNEEDDVGWSDEKINGVMTSDNDEERYNENGGSVKRRKVSEEVAAPVPACSPPPPADAESNALDALAVGAPKPQAKLRKKSGPFVDDSDSESDDDSAEIPNTTAGMAMRRKSDESSITKPTEFTLPKDSTDPPIAHPPPPFTSEYTSQYGGEELGDFEDLEDDDLLEGEEYDERRWMKEQQKLEMEEAGFDGDPDDFDAPPLFPESDRTVIKKEDTDTQDVPSCPICANSLPGLSEQDVSVHVNACLDGNPPPLPNIKTEQENKPTMTSNAKAFKRPERPAKPGQADPFQLSEPSAQSGSAFSKLMAGHAEDAAWATAAAENNKSRGKPAYQRTCPFYKIMPGFFIAVDAFRYGAVKGQNAYFLSHFHSDHYVGLTASWKHGPIYCSKVTGNLVRQQLRVDPKWVIDLDFEEKTEVPGTEGVFVTMISANHCPGSSLFLFEKEIGKGKNPRLQRVLHCGDFRACQAHIEHPLLRPNVLDAVSGKNRQQKLDACYLDTTYLNPKYAFPPQQQVIQACADMCVSLSKVRTDESDGWEKMKRERAGQGMVKFVRKESDQDNPAEPKSPERGRLLVVVGTYSIGKERICTGIAKALNSKIYAPTNKQRICKALEDPELDALLTTDPRAAQVHMTPLFEIRADTLDDYLREYADSFTRIVGFRPSGWNYRPPKGRFTESPQVQTVLHSDNWKSTFSMKDLTPQAGSGSRASCFGVPYSEHSSFRELTMFCCALHIDKIIPTVNIGSAKSREKMKAWCDRWAADKKKNGLFKLDENGEGW, encoded by the exons ATGAAGCAGACGTTCAAAGGCCAAGAG AAGGCTGTCATTCAAACGACGCTCACACCGGCCGCGTTCGCGAAGAAATCTCCCGCAAACAATGCCAAGAAGCAGAAACCGGTTGGCACACCAAACGGCAATATCAAGGCGTTCTTCCAGAAAGCCGAGGAGATCAACAGTCGCATCTTTTTGCAGGAACGTGGGTCAAATCCCACAATTGTGTTCGACTGCAATGAAGAGGACGATGTTGGTTGGAGCGACGAGAAGATCAATGGCGTCATGACTTCAGACAACGACGAGGAGCGTTACAATGAGAACGGCGGGAGCGTCAAGCGGCGAAAAGTCAGCGAAGAAGTGGCAGCGCCCGTGCCAGCCTGTTCACCACCACCGCCTGCAGATGCAGAAAGCAATGCTCTAGATGCGCTAGCCGTTGGTGCTCCCAAGCCACAGGCCAAGCTGCGAAAGAAGTCTGGACCATTTGTGGATGACTCAGACTCGGAATCAGATGATGACAGTGCGGAGATACCTAATACTACTGCAGGTATGGCCATGCGGAGAAAGAGTGACGAGTCGTCAATTACTAAACCAACCGAGTTCACATTACCCAAGGATAGCACCGATCCTCCTATTGCACATCCACCCCCACCATTTACGTCCGAATATACATCTCAGTATGGCGGCGAAGAACTTGGCGATTTTGAGGACCTGGAAGATGATGATTTGCTCGAGGGTGAGGAGTACGATGAAAGGCGGTGGATGAAGGAACAGCAGAAACTTGAGATGGAAGAGGCAGGCTTTGATGGCGACCCAGACGACTTTGACGCCCCACCTTTGTTTCCTGAAAGTGATAGAACGGTCATAAAGAAAGAAGATACCGATACCCAAGACGTACCCTCATGCCCAATATGCGCCAATAGCCTGCCTGGTTTGTCAGAGCAGGATGTATCTGTGCATGTCAATGCATGCTTGGATGGTAACCCACCCCCACTGCCTAACATCAAGACGGAACAGGAAAACAAGCCAACTATGACGAGCAATGCAAAAGCGTTCAAGCGACCCGAGAGGCCAGCTAAACCTGGACAAGCCGATCCATTCCAACTTTCGGAGCCCAGTGCCCAGTCTGGTTCTGCCTTCTCAAAACTCATGGCCGGCCATGCTGAGGACGCTGCATGGGCCACTGCCGCGGCCGAAAACAACAAGTCCCGAGGAAAGCCTGCGTATCAACGCACCTGTCCGTTCTACAAGATCATGCCTGGTTTCTTCATTGCCGTCGATGCTTTTCGCTATGGAGCGGTCAAGGGCCAGAACGCCTACTTTTTAAGTCATTTTCACAGCGATCACTACGTCGGCCTCACTGCCTCCTGGAAGCATGGACCGATATATTGCAGCAAAGTCACTGGCAACCTTGTACGGCAGCAGCTTCGTGTTGATCCCAAGTGGGTTATAGACCTAGACTTTGAGGAGAAGACAGAGGTGCCTGGGACAGAAGGTGTGTTTGTTACTATGATTTCAGCAAACCACTGCCCCGGCAGTTCTTTATTCTTGTTCGAAAAGGAAATTGGCAAAGGCAAGAACCCTAGACTGCAACGAGTGCTGCATTGCGGCGACTTTCGCGCATGTCAAGCACATATTGAGCATCCGCTCCTCCGACCCAACGTTCTTGACGCTGTAAGTGGAAAGAATCGCCAGCAAAAGCTCGATGCTTGCTACCTCGATACAACATATCTCAACCCAAAGTACGCCTTCCCACCGCAACAACAAGTCATCCAAGCGTGTGCAGACATGTGTGTCAGCCTCAGCAAGGTCCGCACCGACGAATCAGACGGATGGGAAAAGATGAAGCGAGAACGCGCTGGACAAGGCATGGTCAAGTTCGTACGCAAGGAGTCTGACCAAGACAACCCAGCGGAACCCAAGAGTCCAGAGCGCGGCCGTCTTCTCGTCGTCGTTGGCACATACAGTATCGGCAAAGAGCGTATTTGTACCGGCATCGCAAAGGCTTTGAACAGTAAGATTTATGCGCCTACCAACAAACAACGCATCTGCAAGGCTCTCGAAGATCCGGAGCTGGATGCACTTCTAACAACCGATCCTCGCGCAGCCCAAGTACATATGACACCGCTCTTTGAGATTCGTGCAGACACCCTAGACGACTATCTCCGCGAATATGCAGACAGTTTCACGCGCATCGTCGGTTTCCGACCCTCGGGATGGAACTATCGTCCGCCCAAAGGTCGCTTTACTGAATCGCCACAAGTACAGACTGTCCTTCATTCCGACAACTGGAAAAGCACTTTTTCGATGAAAGACCTGACACCACAAGCTGGGAGCGGGAGCCGAGCAAGCTGCTTCGGCGTCCCTTACAGTGAGCACAGCAGTTTCAGGGAATTGACCATGTTCTGCTGCGCATTGCATATCGACAAGATCATCCCCACAGTCAACATAGGTAGCGCGAAGAGTAGGGAGAAGATGAAGGCCTGGTGTGATAGGTGGGCTGCAGATAAGAAGAAAAATGGTTTATTCAAACTGGATGAAAACGGGGAGGGGTGGTGA
- a CDS encoding DIOX-N multi-domain protein, whose amino-acid sequence MAEHKSSELDPNPVMMAPTKYVDRHVPTISLRDFDSRVDDITQELVDAAENHGFFCIVDHGISRGSIDEIFNQSSRFFNQPDSIKSQVPFSPQYNAGWEKNAQIRPSTGAVDRKESYQMQFGEGMNGRWIDNETLPGFQAEALAFMHKVQAVSEMLMKCFARGLNFEDDYFIKAHDVSRPESQTVCRLLHYFETPKQPNSTGEVYHRAGAHADWDFLTLLFQKAGQSGLEICPGREVSTSFGYGDSWTKVEPDVEKNAIVCNVGDLLMSWSDDRFKSTFHRVKAPCEPDDFYGERYSIAFFNQPCKDAKIQGPLKKYPMVTGEEFTRIAMSRNYQAIQEKLKKNKEPVIRAGASMPSMPLPATA is encoded by the exons ATGGCTGAACATAAGAGCAG TGAACTCGATCCCAACCCTGTCATGATGGCACCCACCAAATATGTTGATCGCCATGTCCCGACTATCTCACTTCGGGATTTCGACTCCCGGGTAGATGACATTACACAAGAACTTGTCGACGCTGCTGAAAACCATGGCTTCTTTTGCATCGTGGATCATGGCATCAGTCGTGGATCGATTGACGAAATTTTCAATCAGTCATCACGCTTCTTCAACCAGCCCGATTCTATCAAGTCGCAAGTTCCATTTTCCCCACAATACAATGCAGGATGGGAGAAGAATGCACAGATAAGGCCATCGACTGGTGCAGTAGATCGCAAAGAGTCTTATCAGATGCAGTTTGGTGAGGGCATGAATG GCCGATGGATAGATAACGAGACGCTCCCTGGCTTCCAGGCTGAAGCTCTGGCGTTCATGCACAAGGTACAGGCAGTTAGCGAAATGCTAATGAAGTGCTTCGCTCGTGGACTCAATTTCGAAGACGACTATTTTATCAAGGCGCACGATGTTAGCCGCCCAGAGTCTCAAACTGTCTGTCGATTACTACACTACTTCGAAACACCCAAACAACCCAATTCAACAGGAGAGGTGTATCACAGGGCCGGCGCACATGCTGACTGGGACTTTCTGACCTTGCTGTTCCAAAAGGCCGGACAATCCGGTCTTGAGATATGCCCCGGCCGAGAGGTCTCGACATCTTTCGGCTATGGTGACTCGTGGACAAAGGTCGAGCCAGATGTGGAGAAGAACGCCATTG TATGCAACGTCGGTGACCTACTCATGTCATGGTCCGACGACCGCTTCAAGTCCACGTTCCACCGCGTCAAGGCCCCATGCGAGCCTGATGACTTCTACGGCGAGCGCTACAGCATCGCTTTCTTTAACCAACCGTGTAAAGATGCAAAGATTCAGGGTCCACTGAAGAAGTACCCAATGGTGACTGGCGAGGAATTTACCCGGATCGCTATGAGCCGGAACTATCAAGCGATCCAAGAGAAGCTCAAGAAGAATAAGGAGCCTGTCATTAGAGCTGGGGCGAGCATGCCTTCGATGCCTTTGCCTGCCACAGCATGA
- a CDS encoding Fungal-trans domain containing protein, translating into MEDNNAPKGQRPRLTCTECYRRKIKGYASFCSRDETPATPSAPPAYQARHESTTSSDLVRALLDRVSQLEAKLQEQHDPGAIDTPTSCPAVSNSPTVLGHNETPTPILPPDNTAAPPPTETGDVATVLEFLAWGRKKDADYGTSPEHHSGPRRLSTRRDHEAITSNILSESSRDVQLDVLEALLPNKTHIVQLVEYHNNSILWYHSSYSSTIFNSDLEVFLAEYEGNVRNEDLNLQWLGLLFSVITGSITCAPPSVCEAWGFSLAERTVLSQKWYEATVTCLNIAQYIEIHTIYSVQAIATLTIAAHSLGKSSSQSILLASAGRIAQSLGLHRLGQETAINTTPKEQLREREAGRRVFNQLCTQDWFQIPFSESYALNPRFCQTAKLMNCNDDDMVPQPLSIPTQASYCNYRYDIAALMPRLLDAMSGCNTLFTKYEQVLQYDEKMRKLATACMPTFLSTNEPLATDWPIYVGWARRSLTICASHKIIMIHRKFLGLSFTNSAFSFTRRTCIAASKTILKEALSSCHEQGPILWIEQAFSVAAGIILSLDSFHRSASEKEYEKHTRLVRDTIRYLKQFDNSKIASRGVELLSALQEELREGGNIEVRKRPRTAEHNDAASSPKRTRLFNVDKFISNVSQNLQVTTPATTPTSEDPEIVADTSWNSFASFLPPQTGFGGHNMFDELLSFQF; encoded by the exons ATGGAAGACAACAACGCCCCCAAAGGCCAGAGACCCCGATTGACGTGCACCGAGTGCTATCGGAGGAAGATCAA AGGGTATGCAAGTTTCTGTTCGAGAGATGAAACTCCTGCTACGCCGTCCGCCCCTCCAGCCTATCAAGCTCGCCACGAGTCGACGACTTCCAGCGATCTTGTGCGCGCACTTCTGGACCGCGTAAGTCAGCTTGAAGCTAAATTACAAGAACAACACGACCCAGGCGCGATCGATACGCCTACATCATGTCCCGCAGTCTCCAATAGCCCGACAGTTCTGGGCCATAATGAGACACCGACACCTATTTTGCCTCCGGATAATACCGCTGCCCCACCGCCTACGGAAACGGGTGATGTAGCGACTGTCCTTGAGTTTCTAGCATGGGGCCGTAAAAAGGACGCTGATTATGGGACGTCGCCAGAGCACCACAGCGGGCCAAGACGGCTCAGCACCAGGCGTGACCACGAAGCTATTACATCAAACATACTCTCTGAGAGCAGCAGAGATGTGCAGCTCGATGTATTAGAAGCACTTCTTCCGAACAAAACTCATATTGTACAACTTGTGGAGTACCATAACAACTCCATCTTATGGTACCACAGCTCTTACTCTTCGACAATATTCAACAGTGACCTGGAAGTTTTTCTGGCTGAATACGAGGGCAATGTCCGCAATGAAGACCTCAATTTGCAATGGCTGGGTCTTTTGTTCTCGGTCATCACTGGTAGTATCACATGTGCACCGCCGTCTGTGTGCGAAGCGTGGGGGTTTTCCCTGGCGGAAAGGACAGTCCTGTCACAAAAATGGTACGAAGCAACTGTTACCTGCCTCAACATCGCTCAGTATATCGAGATCCATACGATATACTCTGTCCAAGCGATTGCTACTTTGACTATCGCAGCTCACTCGCTCGGCAAGTCGAGCAGTCAGTCAATTTTGCTTGCTTCAGCAGGTCGAATAGCACAAAGCCTAGGGTTACACCGCCTCGGACAAGAAACCGCCATCAATACCACACCCAAAGAGCAGCTACGGGAACGCGAAGCTGGAAGGAGAGTGTTCAATCAACTCTGTACACAAGATTGGTTTCAGATTCCTTTCTCAGAGTCCTACGCGCTCAATCCTCGCTTCTGCCAAACTGCCAAACTAATGAACTGCAATGATGACGACATGGTACCTCAGCCACTGTCAATACCAACACAAGCAAGCTACTGCAATTATCGTTACGACATTGCAGCGCTTATGCCCCGACTCCTCGATGCAATGAGTGGTTGCAACACGCTCTTCACAAAATACGAGCAGGTACTGCAGTATGATGAGAAAATGCGAAAGCTGGCTACCGCATGCATGCCCACATTCCTATCCACAAATGAGCCATTAGCCACAGACTGGCCAATTTACGTAGGGTGGGCCAGAAGATCATTAACCATATGCGCTTCACACAAGATCATTATGATACACCGGAAGTTCCTCGGGCTATCATTTACTAACTCCGCCTTCTCGTTCACTCGTAGAACTTGCATAGCGGCATCTAAGACTATTTTGAAAGAGGCACTGTCATCATGCCATGAACAGGGACCGATACTATGGATCGAGCAGGCATTCTCTGTAGCAGCAGGCATAATCCTCAGCCTTGATTCATTCCATCGATCTGCAAGCGAAAAAGAGTATGAGAAACATACAAGGCTCGTCAGGGACACGATTCGTTACCTGAAGCAATTCGATAATAGCAAGATAGCATCACGGGGTGTAGAGCTGCTATCAGCGTTACAAGAAGAGCTTCGTGAAGGAGGTAACATCGAAGTGAGGAAGCGGCCACGGACCGCCGAGCACAATGATGCAGCATCATCACCAAAACGAACTCGTCTGTTCAACGTGGACAAATTCATTAGCAACGTATCACAGAACTTGCAAGTTACAACACCCGCAACCACACCGACATCCGAAGATCCAGAGATCGTAGCGGATACTTCGTGGAACTCTTTTGCAAGCTTTCTACCACCACAAACGGGTTTTGGGGGACATAACATGTTTGATGAGTTACTTTCATTCCAGTTTTGA
- a CDS encoding SsnA, Cytosine deaminase and related metal-dependent hydrolase — protein MTMPQTIKTPVRLLAHATVITVNKSREVILDGALLIENGRITALGKTSDLIYQLESRGDHGDVETIDCTNKIVIPGLINTHAHLAQSLLRGLAEDLSLHNWLCDAIWPLEANYAEDDGYVASMLTITEMLKTGTTCFLEAMLTHRSGLENVVRAVEETGIRACLGKLIKATESNPDLNMKDARDRDVDSMSVTAALAAHQRYHGSCDDRLHVWFSAGTPRGSPMAAHTSIGEAAQTHDIGLTMHCVEAPKDLTIYRDYYQCSPFQFCRDTKLTGPKSVFAHCVHPDPAAGDFDILRESKSTVSHNPMSNLKLGSGVAPIPDMVASGVNVALGTDGAPCNNSYDMFSEMHLASILHGGVRHNAGVLSAYDVLEFATINGARALGLEAEIGSLEIGKKADVVVVAPKGVACAPWNSVEQSTGGMDPVTVLVHSSSANTDMVIVDGQLLVNNGKLLHIDEDVAIEKANNSIAGIRERSGVGARNHMSLKYT, from the exons ATGACCATGCCGCAGACGATCAAAACGCCAGTGCGACTATTGGCTCACGCAACTGTCATCACCGTCAACAAGAGCCGGGAAGTCATTTTAGATGGTGCACTGCTCATCGAAAACGGCCGTATCACAGCGCTCGGGAAGACGTCAGACTTGATCTACCAACTTGAGTCGAGGGGAGATCATGGAGACGTTGAGACAATTGACTGCACGAACAAGATCGTCATACCGGGCCTCATCAATACGCACGCGCATCTAGCGCAGTCGCTGTTACGAGGTCTCGCCGAGGACCTCTCACTCCACAACTGGCTGTGCGATGCCATCTGGCCATTGGAAGCCAACTACGCTGAAGACGATGGCTACGTTGCGTCAATGTTGACTATTACTGAGATGCTCAAGACGGGTACAACGTGCTTTCTGGAAGCCATGCTTACGCATAGAAGTGGGCTTGAGAACGTAGTACGAGCTGTGGAAGAGACCGGAATCCGCGCATGCTTG GGCAAGTTGATCAAAGCCACAGAGTCTAACCCAGATCTGAACATGAAGGATGCAAGAGACCGTGATGTAGACTCCATGTCTGTCACTGCAGCTCTCGCGGCTCACCAGCGTTACCATGGCTCCTGTGACGATCGTTTACATGTATGGTTCTCGGCTGGGACTCCACGAGGCTCGCCTATGGCTGCGCATACTAGCATTGGCGAAGCAGCGCAAACACATGACATTGGCCTTACAATGCACTGTGTAGAAGCACCTAAGGATCTCACCATCTACCGAGATTACTACCAGTGCAGCCCATTCCAGTTCTGCCGGGATACAAAGCTAACGGGACCGAAGAGTGTGTTTGCGCATTGCGTACATCCGGATCCGGCAGCCGGAGATTTTGATATTCTACGTGAGAGTAAGAGCACGGTTTCGCACAATCCTATGAGTAATCTCAAGCTGGGTTCAGGGGTCGCACCAATACCGGACATGGTTGCGAGTGGCGTGAATGTGGCGTTAGGAACCGATGGTGCGCCGTGCAATAACTCGTACGACATGTTCAGTGAGATGCATCTAGCCTCTATACTACACGGCGGTGTAAGACACAATGCCGGCGTACTCAGTGCGTACGATGTTTTGGAGTTTGCGACTATCAACGGAGCAAGAGCGTTGGGCCTGGAAGCTGAAATTGGGAGCCTGGAAATTGGGAAGAAGGCGGATGTTGTAGTCGTGGCACCAAAAGGGGTAGCCTGTGCTCCATGGAACTCAGTAGAGCAGAGTACTGGTGGCATGGATCCAGTCACGGTGCTCGTCCACTCCTCAAGTGCGAACACTGACATGGTTATTGTTGATGGCCAATTGCTTGTTAACAACGGCAAGTTATTACACATTGACGAAGATGTGGCCATAGAAAAAGCAAACAACTCTATAGCTGGCATACGGGAGAGAAGTGGCGTAGGAGCGAGAAACCATATGTCGTTGAAGTATACATAG
- a CDS encoding purine permease has translation MTVEILSESEPKSNYAEESAPRSAVTSQEAGTATTKWQDTLADLKYAFTTRDGWIGDYDYVYLITPNIWPLSKKYKTYKAPFYGLNDRVPILLTLLLGLQHALTMIGSIVSPPLAIASGAFNFDPAMTTYLVSTAFITTGIATALQVTRLHIMKTPFFIGTGLLSVVGPTFDILPIVFNYSALRYKSGSCPVLADGTQGPCPDAWGACLGTMLCCVWLQIALAFVPPKILNRVFPKLITGSLLTLVGVYLIGNGLQNWGGSSNCHNGKGFYAMCPNIAAPKPLVWGHPKFIGMGFSVFATIILVEALGAPLMRSASVIIGLAVGCAISGATGYWSTEKLDQAPNGTFLWVHTFKLSVDGVLALPMIIMFACQAVSCIPDILATAELSNVDIEGTEFNSRIQGGILCDGIGSFFSALATGPPMVSQAGNNGVIVLTGCASRRAGWAASGFLVLMGIIAKFGAVFASMPPSVLGGMQVFLYSTIAVAGVRVLALIPWTRRDRFILTVALGVGFMDICQPDWFAQVLAYNGPNQNLVGFEQGINLAVGTPFVFAAIVGVFLNAVLPKDRNAMSTIGYGDERKHPRIGERED, from the exons ATGACTGTAGAAATTTTGAGCGAGAGTGAACCAAAATCAAATTACGCCGAAGAAAGTGCTCCACGCTCGGCGGTGACCAGTCAAGAGGCGGGTACGGCGACGACGAAATGGCAAGACACACTTGCAGACCTCAAATATGCCTTCACGACGAGAGACGGATGGATTGGTGACTAC GACTACGTCTACCTCATCACCCCGAACATCTGGCCACTGAGCAAGAAATACAAAACTTACAAGGCACCTTTCTATGGGCTCAATGACCGCGTTCCCATTCTTCTGACACTGCTTCTGGGCCTCCAGCATGCGCTCACTATGATCGGGTCGATCGTTTCGCCGCCGCTTGCCATAGCCTCCGGAGCTTTCAACTTTGATCCCGCAATGACCACCTACCTCGTGTCGACCGCTTTCATCACCACTGGTATTGCAACGGCGCTGCAGGTTACCCGGCTACACATTATGAAGACACCTTTCTTCATCGGCACAGGACTATTGAGCGTTGTCGGACCAACATTCGACATTCTGCCCATTGTATTCAACTACTCCGCTCTACGATACAAGTCCGGAAGCTGTCCAGTGCTTGCAGATGGAACCCAGGGACCATGCCCTGATGCCTGGGGTGCCTGCTTAGGCACTATGCTTTGCTGTGTCTGGCTCCAGATCGCATTGGCCTTTGTTCCCCCAAAGATCTTAAACAGGGTCTTTCCTAAGCTCATCACTGGATCTCTTTTAACACTTGTCGGTGTCTATCTCATCGGCAACGGACTACAGAACTGGGGAGGATCATCAAACTGCCACAACGGAAAGGGCTTCTACGCCATGTGTCCGAACATTGCTGCACCCAAGCCACTCGTATGGGGCCACCCAAAGTTTATCGGGATGGGCTTCAGTGTGTTTGCTACCATCATTCTCGTTGAAGCACTGGGTGCGCCACTCATGCGCTCTGCTTCCGTCATCATCGGTCTCGCCGTCGGCTGCGCCATCTCTGGAGCGACTGGATACTGGTCAACAGAGAAGCTCGATCAAGCGCCCAACGGTACATTTCTCTGGGTGCATACGTTCAAACTCTCCGTCGATGGCGTCTTGGCTCTTCCCATGATCATCATGTTTGCCTGCCAGGCTGTATCGTGTATTCCTGATATCTTGGCCACTGCCGAGCTATCAAACGTGGACATTGAAGGAACAGAGTTCAACAGTAGGATTCAAGGTGGCATCTTGTGTGATGGCATAGGCAGTTTCTTCAGCGCACTGGCTACCGGTCCCCCGATGGTAAGCCAGGCTGGTAACAACGGTGTCATTGTTCTTACGGGTTGCGCGTCTCGTCGCGCCGGCTGGGCAGCAAGTGGCTTTCTAGTCTTGATGGGCATTATTGCAAAGTTTGGAGCCGTGTTTGCTTCCATGCCACCTTCTGTCCTAGGAGGCATGCAAGTGTTCCTCTACAGTACCATCGCTGTAGCCGGAGTCCGCGTCCTCGCACTCATACCTTGGACACGCCGCGACCGTTTCATCCTTACGGTCGCGCTCGGTGTCGGCTTCATGGATATCTGCCAGCCGGACTGGTTTGCACAAGTGCTGGCGTACAATGGTCCCAATCAGAACCTGGTCGGGTTTGAACAGGGCATCAATCTCGCTGTCGGTACCCCATTTGTCTTTGCGGCTATTGTAGGTGTCTTCCTCAATGCTGTGCTGCCAAAGGATAGAAATGCCATGTCCACTATAGGCTACGGAGATGAGAGAAAGCATCCCAGGATAGGCGAGCGTGAAGATTGA